One genomic segment of Candidatus Bipolaricaulota bacterium includes these proteins:
- a CDS encoding carbonic anhydrase: protein MSHNCKALLVCCMDFRFQTAIANFAKKKGLEGQYDLFSIAGTQKTFIDEATQTTALKQVELSQKLHGSTDVYLIAHWDCGAYGGIKAFDSEEKQKQTYFEDLEKAKSVILENFENLTVHKYLANLAESGEISFEMIA from the coding sequence ATGTCTCACAATTGCAAAGCCCTGCTCGTTTGCTGTATGGACTTTAGATTTCAAACAGCCATAGCGAATTTCGCCAAAAAAAAAGGTCTTGAAGGCCAATACGATTTGTTTTCCATTGCCGGCACTCAGAAAACTTTTATTGATGAAGCCACTCAAACGACAGCTTTGAAACAAGTGGAATTGTCGCAAAAGCTCCATGGCTCAACCGATGTTTATTTGATCGCGCACTGGGATTGCGGAGCTTATGGCGGCATTAAGGCTTTTGACTCGGAGGAAAAACAAAAGCAAACTTATTTTGAAGATTTGGAAAAAGCCAAATCGGTTATTTTGGAAAATTTCGAAAATTTAACGGTTCATAAATACCTGGCGAATCTGGCTGAAAGTGGGGAAATATCGTTTGAAATGATCGCTTAA